In Rhododendron vialii isolate Sample 1 chromosome 9a, ASM3025357v1, the following are encoded in one genomic region:
- the LOC131300234 gene encoding uncharacterized protein LOC131300234 — translation MVSQHGIKLAVYLISSYFGDLVAKVCECLLRRGTLPLGSIVLYTELNKLQVTNCLLVLIQHNCVQAFAIEQQGGFGAAPKVVTQYMALFDNIIHHMRFPKFLEIVSQEFGKECLQILEGLLMHGRLSLNQILDRHKDTSNEREGNCSSKDAVEISFNRLVHARYVERCPAHEPFLAPPEEETGVKKKGSKSAKVTEELTMEQHALAAAAPMEALRFLVETYAETDDNEQESEEKLPSVAVGEKRKHIDSKLDTEAGTKKRKKEILWRANFEEFVRCLRNKACIANVRTRFDDGAAIVLNAILEATKRSDTKAKIEKSVPLSVNSIFEEVMKSEDGRTMTLEHVRVALIELGCHLPSISLDETYSIDLKHIIELAQNEEVESIVLKRYGREAYRMFRLLSKAGHLLETDKISDTTFVEKKNTAKILFKLWKDDYLHLEKIVATGSRQTQFFLWKVNKQSLWGHALDEMYHAALNLRIRNAVEQEQGKEILVGDLQKKSARLRKIRIVLESSLMKLDDAIMLFHDF, via the exons ATGGTGTCTCAGCACGGCATCAAGCTCGCCGTTTACCTCATCTCCTCTTACTTTGGCGATCTCGTAGCT AAAGTGTGTGAGTGTCTTCTCCGCAGAGGAACCCTGCCCCTTGGAAGCATCGTACTATACACAGAGCTCAACAAGCTTCAAGTCACAAACTGCCTGCTTGTTTTAATCCAACATAATTGCGTCCAAGCCTTTGCAATCGAACAACAGG GCGGCTTTGGAGCGGCACCTAAGGTTGTAACTCAGTACATGGCGTTGTTTGACAACATAATCCACCATATGAGGtttcctaaatttttggaaATTGTGTCTCAAGAATTTGGTAAAGAA tGCCTACAAATCCTTGAAGGCTTACTCATGCATGGTAGGCTTTCACTTAATCAGATTTTGGATAGGCATAAGGACACATCAAATGAAAGAGAAG GAAATTGTTCTTCTAAGGATGCTGTGGAAATTTCTTTCAATAGACTTGTGCATGCCCGATATGTGGAACGCTGTCCAGCGCATGAGCCATTCCTTGCCCCTCCTGAAGAAGAAACTGGCGTGAAGAAAAAAGGTTCTAAGTCTGCTAAG GTGACTGAGGAATTGACCATGGAGCAACATGCTTTAGCAGCAGCAGCCCCTATGGAGGCTTTAAGATTTTTAGTGGAAACGTATGCTGAGACTGATGATAATGAACAAGAGAGTGAGGAAAAACTCCCTAGCGTGGCCGTTGGGGAGAAG CGCAAGCATATTGATTCCAAGTTGGATACAGAAGCCGGGActaagaagagaaagaaagaaattctttgGCGTGCTAATTTTGAAGAATTTGTGAGATGCCTTAGGAATAAG GCTTGCATTGCAAATGTAAGAACACGGTTTGATGATGGGGCAGCCATTGTTCTGAATGCAATTTTGGAGGCAACTAAACGTTCAGACACGAAAGCGAAAATAGAAAAATCTG TTCCTCTGTCTGTGAATAGTATTTTTGAAGAGGTCATGAAGAGTGAAGATGGTCGTACAATGACGTTAGAACACGTGAGAGTTGCCCTCATAGAATTGGGTTGTCATCTTCCTTCAATAAGCCTAGATGAAACATATAGCATTG ATCTGAAGCACATAATTGAACTAGCTCAAAATGAGGAG GTGGAATCAATTGTGTTGAAGAGATACGGCAGGGAAGCTTATAGGATGTTCAGGCTACTATCAAAGGCTGGTCATCTTCTCGAGACGGATAAG ATTTCAGATACCACttttgttgaaaagaaaaatacagcAAAAATTCTGTTTAAGCTCTGGAAAGATGATTATTTACATTTGGAG AAAATAGTAGCAACTGGAAGTAGACAGACACAATTCTTTTTGTGGAAAGTTAATAAGCAATCTCTTTGGGGACATGCATTAGATGAGATGTACCACGCTGCCTTAAATTTGAGAATACGAAATGCTGTAGAGCAAGAGCAAGGAAAAGAG ATCCTTGTCGGTGACTTGCAGAAAAAATCCGCGCGACTGAGAAAAATCAGGATTGTGTTAGAATCTTCCCTTATGAAGCTCGACGATGCTATCATGCTCTTCCATGACTTCTAA